Proteins from a genomic interval of Pseudoalteromonas sp. MEBiC 03607:
- a CDS encoding helix-turn-helix transcriptional regulator, which translates to MKIRINLDIELAKNKMQLKELSQRIGISMTNLSLLKNGKVKAIRFSTLEAICEELNCQPGDILVYERDSE; encoded by the coding sequence ATGAAAATACGAATCAACCTAGATATAGAATTGGCAAAGAACAAAATGCAGCTGAAGGAGCTATCTCAGCGCATTGGTATTTCTATGACCAATTTATCATTACTAAAAAACGGAAAAGTGAAAGCGATCCGCTTTAGTACCCTTGAAGCTATTTGTGAAGAGCTTAATTGCCAACCCGGCGATATTTTGGTGTACGAACGCGATAGCGAATAA
- a CDS encoding tellurite resistance TerB family protein codes for MKDLQKLVGNLNKSGALSGFLGGVAGGGLTSLMGGKTKKSSKKAVKYGALAAVGGLAWKAYKQYSEQKAAPVQQTSSRGFDFTPATLPEQSFTDAIDDNHSDGQLLLMRAMIAAAYADGHIDETERQKIFAQVETMQLSVQEKAMLFDELRKPMQLSELVAAVPNAQMGIEVYAASASAIDLSQAISKHYLETLANQLCIPRELVMSIHRELVEYQ; via the coding sequence ATGAAAGACTTACAAAAATTAGTGGGTAATTTAAATAAATCAGGTGCGCTGAGTGGTTTTTTAGGAGGTGTTGCTGGCGGCGGACTAACGAGCTTAATGGGCGGAAAAACTAAAAAGAGCAGTAAAAAAGCCGTAAAATATGGTGCGCTTGCTGCTGTTGGTGGCCTTGCTTGGAAAGCCTATAAACAATACTCAGAACAAAAAGCGGCTCCAGTTCAGCAAACGAGTTCACGTGGTTTTGATTTTACCCCCGCCACGCTGCCTGAGCAGTCATTTACTGATGCAATCGACGATAATCACAGTGATGGGCAATTATTACTCATGCGCGCTATGATTGCAGCCGCCTATGCTGATGGCCACATTGATGAAACGGAAAGACAAAAAATTTTCGCACAAGTAGAAACAATGCAATTGTCTGTACAAGAAAAGGCCATGCTGTTCGATGAGCTAAGAAAACCAATGCAACTATCAGAATTAGTTGCCGCTGTGCCAAACGCACAAATGGGTATTGAAGTCTATGCAGCTAGTGCCAGCGCAATTGATTTAAGCCAAGCAATCTCTAAACACTACTTAGAAACGCTGGCTAATCAATTATGTATTCCTAGAGAATTGGTAATGAGCATTCATAGAGAACTTGTCGAGTACCAATAA
- a CDS encoding carboxymuconolactone decarboxylase family protein: MNRANYFALQPQLTKHLIDQEQLIKQAAEATFGLTTWELVKLRVSQLNQCAYCIAMHTKQAREYGVTNNRIIALSAWQDMPIYSQHERLALELCEKLTQAQTIDDTFYQTLENQFTEPGLVALTIAINAINSWNRVVKIFKPTVEFNE; this comes from the coding sequence ATGAACCGAGCCAATTATTTTGCTTTACAACCTCAATTAACAAAACATCTAATTGATCAAGAACAGTTAATTAAACAAGCAGCCGAGGCAACTTTCGGCTTAACGACTTGGGAACTAGTGAAATTAAGAGTATCCCAGCTAAATCAATGCGCGTATTGCATTGCTATGCATACCAAACAAGCCAGAGAGTACGGTGTAACTAACAACCGTATTATTGCTTTAAGTGCTTGGCAAGACATGCCAATTTACTCACAGCACGAGCGACTAGCCTTAGAATTGTGTGAAAAATTGACACAAGCACAAACGATTGATGATACTTTCTACCAGACCCTAGAAAATCAATTTACAGAGCCAGGCTTGGTTGCACTCACCATCGCTATTAACGCGATTAATAGTTGGAATCGTGTAGTGAAGATATTTAAGCCTACTGTGGAGTTTAATGAATAA
- a CDS encoding AraC family transcriptional regulator: protein MNNHLTLELKTPEGNLGESIQAIWYAKAHLAGEQWLACDGATGVIFPVTGEVLLDDESLAHPYAFQQTSTHASKLSFSKGAQFCGIRFNPTVLPELKRNDHPLIATPSLCAIAEGLQDNASLAAFVALISRHFTNNKNINQSNKHSKHLIRNLIELTPLETAYQLAPLSQRQLERQVKEQCGVTPKYFERIYRVKLAKQAIKDNPEMSFAAIALECGFADQPHLIKEFKAIMHITPAKYRRLLKDSQTKQTKLILR from the coding sequence ATGAATAACCATTTAACGCTAGAACTAAAAACCCCAGAGGGCAATCTTGGCGAGAGTATACAGGCTATATGGTATGCCAAAGCACACTTAGCAGGTGAACAATGGCTGGCTTGTGATGGTGCAACTGGGGTTATTTTTCCCGTTACAGGTGAAGTTTTATTGGATGATGAATCTCTTGCGCATCCCTATGCATTTCAACAAACCTCAACTCATGCTTCTAAGCTCAGCTTTTCTAAAGGTGCTCAATTTTGTGGTATTCGCTTTAACCCAACCGTATTGCCAGAGCTAAAAAGAAACGACCATCCGCTGATTGCTACGCCTTCACTGTGCGCCATAGCTGAAGGACTGCAAGATAACGCCAGCTTAGCAGCGTTTGTTGCGCTTATTAGTCGCCACTTTACTAATAATAAAAACATAAACCAAAGTAACAAACACTCAAAACACTTAATTCGTAACCTTATTGAGTTAACACCACTTGAAACCGCTTATCAACTTGCCCCTCTCAGTCAACGCCAGCTTGAAAGGCAAGTAAAGGAGCAATGCGGTGTCACCCCTAAGTATTTTGAGCGAATATACCGGGTAAAACTTGCTAAACAAGCGATTAAAGATAACCCCGAAATGAGCTTTGCAGCTATCGCACTAGAATGTGGCTTTGCCGATCAGCCTCATTTAATTAAAGAATTCAAAGCCATAATGCACATTACCCCGGCAAAATACCGCAGATTACTGAAAGACTCTCAAACTAAACAAACAAAGCTCATTTTGCGTTAA
- a CDS encoding diguanylate cyclase: MVIGTRLKKRLLLAFTFACFAILGAQTIIRHFWILPSFEAMAKQNDKIDIQRVQSQLQQEIDALSKMVFDSSAWDVMYNAAKERNADWFNNDYIIADALQRLDVNGWYLYDTEAVIIAGGSFDNEYQAYSPVILETPKLLIDNDLIVLPSDLNSQSEPLISKVHFIQIDNKPALTVSYNVTKSDGLGEPTGSLMLWSFIDEAFIETLTPGLAEDIGYYEGEEAQRYSDYLTTVFGKKNTDFQPITYNDQLYIGVEDKYSNLLFVLSIPTREHTYDKNLFDSSLLTGLMISGSVFILFYLYINQQVLRPLSKVKVSVYSAISNNDFSIRANYHGDNELHQLGQGINELFSLIETQRAELFARHAKLEQISNTDAMTLLANRRALDKHLEDLANDPQCEETAVSFIVADVDHFKLYNDYYGHEQGDRALCKVAKVLMTIAAPEDYFVARYGGEEFVMVLSNTDAKRALGVAETLRKAVESAAIVHEGRSDVKFVTLSIGVASKAANEAFDSDSLFKIADDALYKAKKQSRNCCVAG; this comes from the coding sequence ATGGTTATAGGAACGAGACTGAAAAAACGTTTACTTCTTGCTTTTACCTTTGCTTGCTTTGCTATTTTAGGTGCGCAGACCATTATTAGGCATTTTTGGATTTTGCCCTCTTTCGAGGCAATGGCTAAGCAAAACGACAAAATTGATATTCAACGAGTTCAATCACAACTACAACAAGAAATAGATGCTTTATCGAAAATGGTGTTCGACAGCTCGGCTTGGGACGTCATGTATAATGCAGCCAAAGAGCGCAATGCAGACTGGTTCAACAATGATTATATTATTGCAGATGCGCTTCAACGATTAGACGTTAATGGTTGGTATTTGTACGATACTGAAGCTGTAATTATTGCAGGAGGAAGCTTTGACAATGAGTACCAAGCCTATTCTCCAGTCATTCTTGAGACACCAAAACTACTCATAGATAATGATTTGATTGTTTTACCGAGTGATTTGAATAGTCAATCAGAGCCTTTAATTTCTAAAGTTCACTTTATACAAATTGATAACAAGCCAGCATTAACAGTGTCTTATAATGTTACTAAGTCAGATGGATTGGGCGAACCGACCGGCTCTTTAATGTTGTGGAGTTTTATTGATGAAGCATTTATTGAGACTTTAACGCCCGGGCTTGCCGAGGATATTGGCTATTACGAAGGTGAGGAAGCACAACGTTACTCTGATTACTTAACCACAGTTTTTGGCAAAAAAAATACAGATTTTCAGCCGATCACTTACAATGATCAACTCTATATTGGTGTTGAAGATAAATATTCTAACCTTCTGTTTGTATTATCAATTCCTACCAGAGAACATACCTATGATAAAAATTTATTTGATAGTTCTTTGCTAACCGGGTTAATGATATCTGGTTCTGTGTTTATATTGTTTTATCTTTACATTAATCAGCAAGTTTTACGCCCCCTTAGTAAAGTGAAAGTGTCGGTATATTCGGCAATCAGTAACAACGATTTTAGTATCCGTGCTAATTACCATGGTGACAATGAATTACACCAGTTAGGACAAGGTATTAATGAACTGTTCTCATTAATTGAAACACAGCGCGCTGAACTGTTTGCACGCCATGCAAAACTTGAGCAAATCAGTAATACAGATGCAATGACTTTACTGGCAAATCGTCGAGCATTGGATAAGCATTTAGAAGATCTTGCTAATGATCCGCAATGTGAAGAGACCGCAGTATCATTTATCGTAGCTGATGTTGATCACTTCAAACTCTATAACGACTATTATGGCCATGAACAGGGTGATAGAGCGTTGTGTAAAGTGGCCAAAGTTTTAATGACTATAGCAGCGCCCGAGGATTATTTTGTAGCTCGATATGGCGGCGAAGAATTTGTAATGGTGCTTAGTAACACCGATGCAAAGAGAGCGCTTGGTGTTGCAGAGACACTTCGTAAAGCGGTAGAGTCAGCAGCTATTGTGCATGAAGGACGAAGTGACGTTAAGTTTGTTACTTTATCGATAGGTGTTGCCAGTAAGGCTGCTAATGAGGCGTTTGATTCAGATAGCTTGTTTAAAATAGCGGATGACGCGCTTTATAAAGCGAAAAAGCAAAGCCGCAACTGCTGTGTTGCAGGGTGA
- a CDS encoding heme NO-binding domain-containing protein, producing MKGIIFTEFIDMVEHEFSYELVDKIITENSLFTDGAYTSVGNYDNKELIMLVTSLSKHIDKPVDELVHACGKYLLGRFFVLFPHFFKNVSNTFDFLDTIDRHVHIEVKKLYSDAELPSFWTQRISDTQMQMFYRSYNPFAYLAEGLIEGACEHFNETLTVKSEIEPDYQSAIFTLTKVI from the coding sequence ATGAAAGGTATTATTTTTACTGAATTTATAGATATGGTTGAACATGAGTTCTCATATGAACTAGTGGATAAAATAATCACAGAAAACTCACTGTTCACTGATGGTGCTTATACGAGTGTGGGCAACTATGATAATAAAGAATTGATCATGCTAGTCACTTCACTAAGTAAACATATTGATAAGCCTGTTGATGAGCTTGTACATGCCTGTGGTAAGTACCTGTTAGGTCGCTTCTTTGTATTATTCCCACATTTTTTCAAAAACGTCAGTAACACCTTTGACTTCCTTGATACTATTGACCGTCACGTTCATATCGAAGTCAAGAAGCTATACAGTGATGCAGAGCTGCCAAGCTTTTGGACACAACGTATTAGTGATACACAAATGCAAATGTTCTATCGCTCATATAACCCTTTTGCTTATTTAGCTGAGGGGTTAATCGAAGGAGCATGCGAACATTTTAATGAAACATTGACCGTTAAAAGTGAGATTGAACCTGATTATCAATCGGCCATTTTTACCCTAACAAAAGTAATCTAG
- a CDS encoding response regulator produces MDENLFKRRLERERRARIEAEALLEQKSMELYEANMTLKKAAETLEQEVAQRTDDLNKAKIAADTANNAKSMFLANMSHEIRTPMNAILGMAYLALDTELTDKQYDYIEKIQLSAKSLLGIINDILDFSKVEANKLELESNDFNINDLLSTLANLASSLIEKHNIEVIFDIDDNIPEYLIGDTLRLNQVLLNLLSNAIKFSNNKNVKLTLLCVSQTDENIQIEFKVTDQGIGMTEEQVKTIFKPFSQADISTTRKFGGTGLGLVISKKIVELMGGNIHVDSQLNAGSCFSFTASFGKSAVKSNYNTNDYKNKSALIIEQDHVKERHLFKLLEKLGIKVDSISYHDDKLLNIDPCQDYDFIFLDWHIFNDEHSSLLNNLKKQLTINIKKIIILASFENQKVKSSLTKLDKNIDEILLKPIIKANLCKSLDHVLGIEKKKTNKIDTSCFKKLAGSRILLVEDNPLNQQIASQILRSNGFIVDIAEDGIAAIEAVEKDTFDCILMDCQMPRMDGYTAANKIKEQPKFAHIPIIAMTANTMEADLTKAKESGMQGYIAKPIEVQTMFEVIAEHLTQKPL; encoded by the coding sequence GTGGATGAGAACCTTTTTAAACGTCGATTAGAGCGAGAGCGCCGAGCTAGAATAGAGGCTGAAGCGCTTCTTGAGCAGAAGTCAATGGAGTTATATGAAGCGAATATGACTCTAAAAAAAGCAGCCGAAACACTAGAGCAAGAGGTTGCCCAGCGCACTGATGACTTAAACAAAGCCAAAATAGCTGCTGATACTGCAAATAATGCAAAATCAATGTTTCTAGCTAATATGAGCCACGAAATTCGCACTCCGATGAATGCTATATTAGGCATGGCTTACCTTGCCTTAGATACTGAGTTAACTGACAAACAATATGATTACATTGAGAAAATTCAATTATCAGCTAAGTCTTTACTAGGGATCATTAACGATATTTTAGACTTTTCAAAAGTCGAAGCGAATAAATTAGAATTAGAAAGTAATGATTTCAATATTAATGACCTTTTATCCACTTTGGCTAACTTAGCCAGTAGCTTGATTGAAAAACATAACATTGAGGTCATATTTGATATTGATGATAATATTCCCGAATACCTCATTGGCGATACGTTAAGGTTAAATCAGGTACTGTTAAACCTACTTAGTAATGCAATTAAATTTTCAAATAATAAAAATGTTAAGTTAACACTCTTATGTGTATCGCAAACTGATGAGAATATTCAAATTGAATTTAAAGTCACTGATCAAGGGATTGGTATGACTGAGGAGCAGGTCAAGACGATATTTAAGCCATTTTCTCAAGCTGATATTTCAACAACAAGAAAATTTGGAGGTACAGGCCTTGGCTTAGTGATCAGTAAAAAAATAGTTGAATTAATGGGTGGCAATATTCACGTTGATAGCCAGCTAAATGCTGGCAGCTGCTTTAGCTTCACCGCATCTTTTGGTAAGTCGGCTGTAAAAAGTAACTATAATACAAACGATTACAAAAACAAAAGTGCGCTAATAATTGAACAAGACCATGTAAAAGAAAGGCACCTTTTTAAATTACTCGAAAAGTTGGGCATAAAAGTTGATAGTATTTCTTATCATGATGACAAACTATTAAACATAGATCCCTGCCAAGACTATGACTTTATTTTCCTTGATTGGCATATTTTTAATGATGAACACAGCTCCCTTCTCAATAACCTAAAAAAACAACTTACTATCAATATTAAGAAAATAATTATTCTTGCCTCATTTGAAAATCAAAAAGTAAAAAGTAGCTTAACTAAGCTTGATAAAAATATTGATGAAATTTTATTAAAACCAATTATCAAAGCTAACTTATGTAAATCACTGGATCACGTCTTAGGTATCGAGAAAAAGAAAACAAACAAAATTGATACCAGCTGTTTTAAAAAACTCGCTGGTTCAAGAATTTTATTAGTTGAAGACAATCCGCTTAACCAACAAATTGCATCACAAATACTGCGCTCAAATGGCTTTATTGTTGATATTGCCGAAGATGGTATTGCGGCCATTGAAGCTGTCGAAAAAGACACATTCGATTGTATTTTGATGGACTGCCAAATGCCAAGAATGGATGGTTATACCGCAGCGAATAAAATTAAAGAGCAGCCAAAGTTTGCCCATATCCCTATTATTGCCATGACCGCCAACACCATGGAAGCCGACCTCACCAAAGCCAAAGAGTCAGGGATGCAAGGTTATATAGCCAAGCCTATAGAAGTACAAACTATGTTTGAGGTCATTGCAGAGCATTTAACTCAAAAACCACTGTGA
- a CDS encoding helix-turn-helix domain-containing protein, whose translation MQNTSPYYVLVFVCMGLMLLNGMKKDKQLIHYLFAVFCGSLCMVGVQKISAPSIGVYSYLIGLFTCATCNMSWLISRTLFREHKPISTVHIVVAGAIAGLIMFNQTWHYLVSIDVQVFPDSQFMWRLKQGMAEITVLLSSSILVLSFWEALRGYKGKTDTQKLQAKIFASCYFLAVFNASILPKFLFSESEFQRFEPLIITSSALLIVLAMQLVMFLQKRAHSSVPESVDTEVVNSEDVSTAHKQTELSENKEVEPEIITGIEALINKQLYLQSNLKISDFAQVLAVPEYKISRAIRHHFKATNFNLFINQYRVQYAQTLLLKDEASHWSILSIALESGFSSLATFNRVFKSIVGVNPNEFRKQNNSLVEQQIVELTD comes from the coding sequence ATGCAAAATACTTCCCCTTATTACGTGCTCGTTTTTGTCTGTATGGGGCTAATGCTGCTAAATGGCATGAAAAAGGATAAGCAGCTCATTCATTATCTGTTTGCTGTATTTTGTGGCTCGCTTTGCATGGTTGGTGTGCAAAAAATCAGTGCACCAAGTATAGGTGTTTACAGCTATTTAATTGGCTTATTTACCTGTGCCACCTGTAATATGTCTTGGCTGATTTCACGTACTTTATTTCGTGAGCACAAACCTATTTCTACCGTACATATTGTAGTGGCAGGCGCGATTGCGGGGTTAATTATGTTCAACCAAACTTGGCATTATTTAGTAAGTATTGATGTGCAGGTTTTCCCTGATAGCCAATTTATGTGGCGGTTAAAGCAAGGTATGGCCGAAATAACAGTGCTGCTATCTTCCAGTATTCTGGTGCTGTCTTTTTGGGAAGCATTACGAGGTTACAAAGGTAAAACCGACACACAAAAGTTGCAGGCAAAAATTTTTGCTAGTTGCTACTTTTTAGCGGTATTTAATGCCAGCATTTTGCCTAAGTTTTTATTTAGTGAAAGCGAATTTCAACGCTTTGAGCCGCTTATAATTACCTCATCTGCGTTATTGATTGTACTTGCTATGCAGTTAGTGATGTTTTTGCAAAAACGTGCTCATAGTAGCGTGCCTGAATCAGTTGATACTGAAGTAGTGAACTCTGAAGATGTAAGCACAGCTCACAAACAAACTGAGTTGTCTGAAAATAAAGAGGTAGAGCCTGAGATTATCACGGGTATAGAAGCACTGATCAACAAGCAGCTTTACTTACAAAGTAATTTAAAAATCTCTGATTTTGCACAAGTATTAGCAGTACCTGAGTACAAGATTAGCCGCGCTATTCGCCATCATTTTAAAGCCACTAATTTTAATTTATTTATAAATCAGTACCGAGTTCAATACGCACAAACGCTATTACTAAAAGATGAAGCAAGTCATTGGAGTATTCTTAGTATTGCATTGGAAAGTGGTTTTTCTTCGCTTGCTACCTTTAACCGTGTTTTTAAAAGCATTGTTGGGGTAAACCCTAATGAGTTTCGTAAGCAGAACAACTCATTAGTTGAACAACAAATCGTGGAGCTTACTGATTAG
- a CDS encoding DUF2306 domain-containing protein translates to MSNRNSKVTPLKALEYSKKLWFISLLMAQICFVVYLILGYGMTGLTTGLSGWNRLNNTAYVANDATGNFMYAVHVLFAVVMILGGSLQLIEKLRAKYRTFHRYNGRVFVVLACCISFAGMYLMIVRGTVGNTLMHALTMFGGFVVIVSSIFAVKTARARDFNAHKTWAIRLYLAANGVLFFRLMIFAWFLVFGTLGVDTATFTGPAVIAVSLCSYLVPLLIAELVRYAEQTPHKSITLATASLMALISVVFLIGLFGVTLANWYPAITA, encoded by the coding sequence ATGTCTAACAGAAATAGCAAAGTCACGCCTTTGAAGGCGCTCGAATACAGTAAAAAACTTTGGTTTATTAGCCTGCTAATGGCACAAATTTGCTTTGTGGTTTACCTCATTCTTGGTTATGGAATGACAGGATTAACAACAGGCCTATCAGGTTGGAACCGACTAAATAACACCGCCTATGTTGCCAATGATGCTACCGGGAATTTTATGTATGCAGTACATGTATTATTTGCAGTCGTGATGATCCTTGGTGGAAGCTTACAGCTCATTGAAAAATTGCGAGCAAAATACAGAACATTTCATCGTTATAATGGCCGTGTCTTTGTTGTTTTAGCTTGCTGTATTTCATTTGCGGGCATGTACTTAATGATAGTAAGGGGCACCGTTGGTAATACCTTGATGCATGCACTGACGATGTTTGGCGGCTTTGTGGTTATTGTATCAAGTATATTCGCGGTTAAAACTGCGCGGGCTCGTGACTTCAACGCGCATAAAACTTGGGCGATACGCTTATACCTTGCAGCTAATGGTGTGTTGTTTTTTAGATTAATGATATTTGCATGGTTTTTAGTATTTGGCACCTTAGGCGTTGATACCGCGACCTTCACAGGGCCAGCAGTGATTGCCGTAAGCCTTTGCTCTTATTTAGTTCCTCTTTTAATCGCTGAGCTTGTCCGCTATGCAGAGCAAACTCCCCATAAATCTATCACTCTCGCTACTGCATCTTTGATGGCGTTAATATCTGTTGTATTTTTAATCGGCTTATTTGGGGTGACGCTGGCAAACTGGTACCCTGCCATCACCGCTTAA
- a CDS encoding family 43 glycosylhydrolase, with amino-acid sequence MTLHTNSPLVEQRADPFVHKHSDGFYYFTGSVPTYDRIELRKSATLEGLKDAETFDIWFKHDSGPMSRHIWAPEIHYLDGKWYIYFAASEEQDIWALRPYVLECKGQDPLNDEWVELGMMQAADGDEKSFTDFSLDATIFENNGKRYFCWAEKTGGQFAASNLYLAEMESPIKLKTAQFMLTTPDYDWERVDFWVNEGPAVLKNNGKIFIAFSASATGACYCMGYMEADENSDLLDRNSWTKTRMPVLETNVEKKIFGPGHNCFTVAEDGQTPLCVYHARDYEHAVGEPSVVPKTDTRPLEEIVKDPLYDPNRHARVMEVKFDENGRPLFELY; translated from the coding sequence ATGACATTACACACTAATAGCCCGCTAGTAGAGCAACGTGCCGACCCGTTTGTGCATAAGCACAGCGACGGCTTTTATTATTTTACCGGTTCTGTACCCACCTATGATCGCATTGAACTTCGTAAGTCTGCGACTTTAGAGGGCTTAAAAGACGCTGAGACCTTTGATATTTGGTTTAAACACGACAGCGGCCCAATGAGCCGACATATTTGGGCACCTGAAATTCATTACCTCGATGGTAAGTGGTATATCTATTTTGCAGCCAGCGAAGAACAAGATATCTGGGCACTACGCCCGTATGTACTTGAGTGTAAGGGTCAAGACCCATTAAATGACGAATGGGTTGAGCTTGGCATGATGCAAGCAGCTGACGGCGATGAAAAGTCGTTCACTGATTTTTCTTTAGATGCCACCATTTTTGAAAATAACGGTAAGCGTTACTTTTGCTGGGCAGAGAAAACCGGAGGCCAATTTGCGGCATCAAATCTTTATTTAGCTGAAATGGAATCGCCAATTAAGCTAAAAACCGCACAGTTTATGCTAACAACCCCTGATTATGATTGGGAACGTGTCGACTTTTGGGTAAACGAAGGCCCAGCAGTGCTTAAAAATAACGGGAAAATCTTCATTGCTTTTTCTGCAAGCGCAACTGGTGCATGTTACTGCATGGGCTATATGGAAGCTGACGAAAACAGTGACTTGCTTGATCGTAATTCTTGGACTAAAACACGTATGCCAGTGCTGGAGACCAACGTTGAAAAGAAAATTTTCGGCCCTGGTCATAACTGTTTTACTGTTGCTGAAGATGGACAAACACCACTGTGTGTTTACCATGCACGTGACTATGAGCACGCAGTAGGTGAGCCAAGTGTGGTGCCAAAAACAGATACGCGTCCACTTGAAGAGATTGTAAAAGATCCGCTTTACGATCCAAACCGCCACGCTCGTGTTATGGAAGTTAAGTTCGACGAAAACGGCCGCCCGTTATTTGAATTGTATTAA